In Aeromicrobium marinum DSM 15272, one genomic interval encodes:
- a CDS encoding ATP-binding protein encodes MSDDSISIRPGVGMLNLFPHMKYQPWYALGELVDNAIQSYVANRDALRDVEGPEYQLRIDIEIDRADGGSISVRDNAAGISGVDWPRAFRVADPPADQSGLSQFGVGMKAACCWFARRWSVRSTNLGERTTRKVDFDVPAIVESRNESLDVEETAEAAEVHFTEVRMEGLYRVPQTKTLGKIKEYLGGIYRQFIRNGDVLITFNGEPLVFAEPPILEAPDWRTPDGDDHVWRKEVDLRLASGRRVQGFVGIREKGATATAGIALFYRNKVVTGAGEETYRPEVIFGRSNSFRSQRVFGEMHMDDFNVTYTKDALVWYEEEDEFLAELKAELDREPQPILRQAENYRSRKPVIVPTDEAQRILDTIVKTFEQAPDINYSPHPVVEFPPSAESDGIPEPLSSTEVMQVDRELTIDVVGKRWKVTFQLVADEANHDWLSVSELGGVEPAVTIKVNQAHPFMRAYCELPGDQLEPVWRVAIAMGLGQAIARSSGASMPGLVTKNANVVLRNYLSTKA; translated from the coding sequence ATGTCGGACGACAGCATCAGCATCAGGCCGGGCGTGGGGATGCTCAACCTCTTCCCGCACATGAAATATCAGCCCTGGTACGCGCTGGGAGAGCTGGTCGACAACGCCATCCAGAGCTACGTTGCCAACCGCGACGCTTTGCGCGACGTCGAGGGCCCCGAATACCAGCTGAGGATCGACATCGAGATCGACAGGGCCGACGGTGGTTCGATCAGCGTCCGCGACAACGCAGCGGGCATCTCCGGCGTGGACTGGCCTCGAGCATTTCGGGTGGCAGACCCGCCTGCCGACCAGAGCGGCCTGTCGCAGTTCGGGGTCGGCATGAAGGCAGCGTGCTGCTGGTTCGCCCGACGGTGGTCGGTGCGGTCAACCAACCTGGGGGAGCGGACCACCCGCAAGGTGGATTTCGACGTACCTGCGATCGTCGAGTCGCGCAACGAGAGCCTCGACGTCGAGGAGACGGCGGAGGCCGCGGAGGTGCATTTCACCGAGGTCCGGATGGAAGGCCTCTACCGAGTTCCGCAGACGAAGACCTTGGGCAAGATCAAGGAGTACCTGGGCGGCATCTACCGTCAGTTCATCCGCAATGGCGACGTGCTCATCACGTTCAACGGTGAGCCGCTGGTGTTCGCTGAACCTCCGATTCTCGAGGCGCCCGACTGGCGGACACCTGATGGGGACGATCATGTCTGGCGCAAGGAGGTCGACCTGCGGCTCGCGTCAGGCCGACGTGTCCAGGGTTTCGTCGGGATCCGCGAAAAGGGCGCCACCGCCACCGCTGGCATCGCCCTGTTCTACCGAAACAAGGTCGTCACCGGAGCCGGCGAGGAGACCTACCGGCCGGAAGTCATCTTTGGCCGGTCCAACAGCTTCCGGTCGCAGCGAGTCTTCGGCGAGATGCACATGGACGACTTCAACGTGACCTACACCAAGGACGCCCTCGTCTGGTACGAGGAGGAGGACGAGTTCCTCGCCGAGCTCAAGGCCGAGCTTGACCGGGAACCTCAGCCGATCTTGAGACAGGCCGAGAACTACCGGTCGCGCAAGCCTGTCATCGTCCCGACCGATGAGGCACAGCGCATTCTCGACACGATCGTCAAGACCTTCGAGCAGGCTCCGGACATCAACTATTCACCGCATCCGGTCGTAGAGTTTCCCCCCAGCGCGGAATCGGACGGAATCCCCGAGCCGCTCTCGTCGACCGAGGTCATGCAGGTCGACCGCGAGCTCACCATCGACGTGGTGGGCAAGCGGTGGAAGGTGACCTTCCAGCTTGTCGCCGACGAGGCCAACCACGACTGGCTCTCGGTGTCAGAGCTGGGCGGTGTAGAACCAGCCGTGACGATCAAGGTGAACCAGGCGCACCCCTTTATGCGGGCCTACTGCGAGCTGCCGGGAGATCAGCTCGAGCCGGTCTGGCGGGTGGCCATCGCGATGGGTCTTGGCCAGGCCATCGCTCGAAGCAGTGGAGCCAGCATGCCGGGACTGGTGACGAAGAACGCGAACGTAGTCCTCCGCAACTACCTCTCGACGAAGGCGTGA